A window of Gloeomargarita sp. SKYB120 genomic DNA:
GAATCCCCAGAGAATGCCCTTGCACAGTGCGAAAGGATTGGGCAAACGCAACCTCTGCCACCCACAACGCCAGCGATAGTGCCCCAACTGGCGAACCCAACGCAGGTTTCCCCCTTAGATACCCGGTTCCTGCAGATGTTGTCGCACCGTTTCGTAAATAGTCAGCACATGGTCATCGTGGAGCTGGTAGATGACGTGACGGCCCTGGCGTTGCCCCTGGACGATGCCCATCGCCCGCAGGGTTCGCAACTGGTGAGAAACCGCCGACTGGCTCATCTGGAGCAAATCCACCAAATCCCCGACACAGTGGGGTCCTGCAGCCAGGATAGACAGGATGCGCAACCGGTTGGGGTCAGCTAAAAAACCTAACCACTGGGCCATGCGCTGCGCCGTCGGCAAATCCAACACCGGCACCGGCGGTCGTGTGGGATGGTCCGAGGCACTGCAAACATCGGGGTCCGCAGTGGTAAGAACCGAAGCCATGCGTTGCTCAAGCATTCGGGTCGCTGAACCAACCCCTAGGCTGTACATCTTCGAGTATAAGCGGGGGACCGGCCAATTGACCGTGGGAGCATGACGCCTGAGTAGAGCGGCAACTTTGCTTTTGCTATGTTATTAAAGAAAGCTACGCTCCAGCAGGATGCACTCCAACCCCTTTGACTGGGACGCCTGGTTGAATGAGCCGCAGCCTGCGCGTCCGGAAACATCCAGTTCTGACTCAACCGAAGGACTTTGGGCTGAAATCGCCCATCTGTTTACCCAACTCCCCAACGAAGCTAATACCCAGACAACTACCCAAACTGCGGTGGAGGCCCTTAGCCAGGCTCTACAGAGCAACGACAGCGCCGGTATCCAGACCATCATTCAAACCATTGAGCAGACCCACAGCGACACAGAAACGATAGAGATTCTGTTAACCGCTATGTTGAACT
This region includes:
- a CDS encoding metalloregulator ArsR/SmtB family transcription factor gives rise to the protein MASVLTTADPDVCSASDHPTRPPVPVLDLPTAQRMAQWLGFLADPNRLRILSILAAGPHCVGDLVDLLQMSQSAVSHQLRTLRAMGIVQGQRQGRHVIYQLHDDHVLTIYETVRQHLQEPGI